DNA sequence from the Cellulophaga sp. HaHaR_3_176 genome:
CTACCTGCACCAGAATCTATTGTTTTTCTTCTTTTCTTACCACTTTTGGTTGCTGGCTTAATAACTTCTTTTTTAACAGCCTCAATTGTTTCTTCCCCACTTTTATTTTCCTGATCTGCCATTAACTTAAGTATCTGCTCTTCATAGTTTCTAATAATAGCATCTACTTTACTGTCTTGAGAACTATCTACATAATCAGCTAGTGACTTTTTATTATTCTTAAAAGTATATGCTACAGAAACCTCATGATTCCAACCCAAATCTGCTTGATCTTCAACAACGTCTTTTTCCATTAAATACCCTAAAGACATTTTTTTATTCAAATTAAAACCAAAACCCATAGATAAACCATATTCATCATCTAAAGTACTTTGAACCCATCCGAATTCAGGCAATTCTAATATTACAGAACCAACATAAGAAATACTATTATCGTAATTTTTACCAACTTGAAGTAATGGTGATAATCTTGCATTTGCAAACAACCCACGTGAAGCTCTTAAGAAATGAGTGTATTGAACAGATGCTTTTATACTTTTATCATTAAGGTTCGTTAAAAAGCTATTTGTTGTTTGGTTATACTTAAACAAATCTTGTGCATATAAACTAAAATCAAATTTACCAAGAGACAATGTAATACCTGGTTGAATAGCTATTTTACTTTCTCTATTTACATCTGCCAATTCAGGATCTTCTTCCGAAGAGACCATTCTATTTTTATCTAAACCATCACTAAAATAGCTAACATTAGTACCAAATGTTAATGTGCTTTTTTCTCCCAACTTTACAGAAGTTGCATAATTTGCATTAAAGCCAAACTCTTGAACAACGCCAGCCCACTGGCTATAAACACCAATACCTAAAGCTGTATGGTCGTTAATTTTGTTACTAAAACCAACAAAATAGTTTTGATTATTATCTTCAAAAGTTGTGTATTGATTTCTATGCAAAATATTTAAATATGACTTTTCTTCTCTTACCAAAGAAAATGTTGGGTTGATCAAAAATCTATTGAAAAACAACTGATTATGGTATGTTGTTTTAGATCCAAAATCAGCAACACTTTCTTGAGCAGCTAAATTATTACTGCTCAAGATTAAAGTCACTATTAATATAAAATAAATTTTGTTCTGTATTGTTGAAATTGTGTGGGTCATAATTGAAATAATTAATGTTAATCTAAAACTTAACCTTCCGATAATACTTGCTTATTTGGGGATAAACTATCGGTCATAGCTCTTTTAAGACTGCCCTATTAATCTTCGAAAATTGAAGTAGAATAGTTTATTTCAGATTCTTTATTTAATGCTTCAAAACTATTATACTCTTTTCTATTTCTGCTAGGCTCATGGTCATCTGAATAAGAAAAGGCAACTTGTTTTAACCCGCCTTTATCATCAGATCTTTTTAATAATACATAACCTGATCCATTATCCTTCATAAGATCTACAGAGAACTCATCTGAACCGCTATTGATGGGACTTCCAAGGTTGACACTACTGCCAACCTTGTTTTGTGCTACTTCTACCATATAGACATCTAATCCCCCATAGCCTTGATGTCCATTTGATGCGAAGAAAAGCGACGTCCCTCCCACAATATTTGGATATAAATCATCTTCGTTTGTATTTACTTTTTTACCTAAGTTTTTAGCAACTCCAAAAGTTCCATTACTTTTTAAATCTGCAACATAAATATCGAACTCACCAAATGTACCTGGCATATTCGAAGCAAAGAACAAACGCTTACCATCTTGAGAAACTGCAGGATGCATTGTTGAGGAATTCTTCGGTGCCAATGACACTTCTTCCACAGTTCTCCACTGCCCTTTTATTTTTTGGGCTTTATATATTTTACTTACTAATTCTTTTTTTGAAAAAACACCATATAGTGGCTTAACCAAAACAGGTTTCGCATAATATGCTGTTGTGCCGTCTGCCGTTAAAGCTATTGGCGTATGGTCATCTTCAATAGCTATTACTTCATTATTCTCTTTAGAGTTAATATCTTTAGCTAACTTAATTTCTCTACTTACAAAATCTTCTAAAGCCTTTAAATGACTTTTTGATGCAAAGTCAATTTCTCTAAATCGATCAGATGTTTTAACTTTCTTTGTTACATAATCTTGTTTTACTACAGTTGTCCAATCTTTACTATTAGATGCTGCTTTAGAAGTACTTTTACCCGCCATTTGTAATGCAAATTGGTAACGCTCATAATAGCTATTACTTACTCCGTTACCATCTGTAAATTTGAAAAGTTTATTATACCAAAAAATGGCAGTTTCATAGTTGTCACTTAAAAAATTAGCATTACCTAAATCTTCATAAATTTCCTTTTCTTGGTAACCTAACTTTCTTAATTCGTTAAAATTCTCAATTCTTTTATTTAGCTCTAAAGAAGTTGAATTTTGTGCTGATAATGTAGTATTTGAAAACACCAATAAGGTTGTAATTAAAATACTGTTGATTATAGTTTTTTTCATAATAGTAGGATATGGGGTTATAATTCTTAAGCAAAATTCAGAAAACATTTGGATGTAATAACTAATAATATTTCATAGGTTTTACATAGTTTTATGTATTTCATCGAAAAAATATGTTTTTGAGCGTGTATTTTTCGAAAATAATTTTAAATATTAGCCTAATTTGCTTAAACATTCATTTCATTAACGTCCTTATTTTGACATTTTTTATTAACTAGATACTTACCTTTGATTTTTTTAAGCATTATATGAATTACTATATTGTTATACCTGCTCATAATGAAGAGTCTTTTTTAAGGCTAACCTTAGAATCAATCTTAGAACAAACATTACTTCCCAAAAAAGTAATAATCGTCAACGACAACTCTACAGATAACACAGAATCTATTATTGATGATTTTGCTAAAAAAAATCAAATATTCTCAAAGTTAAATATCACATCATCACAAGAGCATATGCCCGGCAGTAAAGTAATAAATGCTTTTAATAAGGGAACTAACCTATTAATTGAAGATTATGATTTTATTGTAAAGCTTGATGCCGATGTTATTTTACCCAACAATTACTTTAAAACAATAAGCTCTATTTTTAATAAAAATCAAAAAGCAGGAGTTGTAGGTGGTTTTGTTTATGAAAAAAACAATGAAGGCCAGTGGTTATTAAATCACCCAATGAATAAAAAGCACGTTCGAGGAGCATTTAAAGCATATTCAAAAGAATGTTATTCTGCTATTGGCGGCTTAAAAAGTGCCATGGGATGGGATACCGTTGATGAATTATTAGCTCAATATTATGGTTTTGAAATTATAACTGATGACAATTTAAAAGTAAAACACCTTCGCCCAACTGGGAAAGCGTACAATAAAAAGGCTAAACTTTTACAAGGTAAAGCTATGTATACTATGAGGTATAAATTAATTATCACATTAATTGCTTCATTAAAAATGGCTTTAAAACAAGGCAAACCAAATGCTTTTTTTGATAATATGAAAGGCTACCTAAAAGCCTCAAAAGAAAAAGCCCCCTTTTTGGTTTCCCAAAAAGAAGGCTCTTTTATTCGTGATTTACGCTGGAAAGGTATAAAAAAACAATTATTTTAACACCTCAACAATCGGCTCTCCTGTTGTGCCACTTGGGTAAGCAATACCTAATAATGATGCTATCGTTGGTGCAATATCAGGAATAACTGTTTTTTGATGCATTGCTCCCTTTTGTATTCCTTTTCCGAAAAATAATAACGGTACATGCGTATCATATGTATAAGGCGACCCATGAGTAGACCCCGTAGTTGAGTAACTAATAAAATTAGGCTTCAATACAATCAATACATCACCTGATCTTTTTTGATTATATCCATTTTGAAGAATGTATGGAATTCCGCTTGTATAACTATTTTGTTTCATCTGGTTTGCAGTGTATGTTCTATCTATATAATCATAAGACAGTAACTCATTTGCAATATCCTTTTGAACATCTTCTAAATCTATATCAAGATTTTTTACAATTTTATGATCTAAAAAAATTTGTCCATTCGATATGTTTTTAACAATATCAACAGTACCATAATTATAATTTAAAAATACATTCAGCTTTTCTTTAATAAGATTAAAATCAACATAACCTGCTGGTATTTTCTTATCTTTTAAATATGAAGGCACATCTACACCTGCATGATCTGCCGTTAAAAAAACAGTATACTCACCCACACCTACTTTAACATCTAAAGTATTTAATAATTTTTCTAAATCAGCATCTAACCTTAAGTAGGTATCTTCAATTTCTTTTGAGTTCACTCCAAATTTATGCCCAACATAGTCAGTACTTGAAAAACTTACTGCTAAAAAATCAGTAATAGCATCCGCACCTAAACTTTCACCTTCTAAAGATGCGATTGCGAAATCAACAGTCAAACTATTACCATAAGGTGTTGCTTTAATAAGGTCATATTCATCATTAGCTGCCCAAAGTGCAGGCAAATCATGAGGAAAAGAAGAATTCATTTCACCTTCAAAAAGTCCTTCATAAGCATTTACATCTGTACCACTTTGTATGTATTCATTTATATTTTTTAAAGTATTCCATGGTTTTTTATATGATATAGCTATGTCTGAAGCATTAAAATCTGCAACCCACTTAGGCAATTCATTCATATAATAAGTGCTAGTAATCCAATTACCCTCATCTTTTCCATGAAACCAGTATGCTGCATTTGCAGAATGACCACCCGGTAAAACAGCACCTCTATCTTTTAGCGCCACTGCAATAACTTTACCTCGCATTTCTGTATGAAGGCGCAATTGATCTGTAATTGTCGTTACGTTGTTTCTAAAAGGTGACATTTTCCCAGCATCTGATGTTGTCCCAACAGAGTTGTAAGTGTCATCTGAAACACAATAAACACTTTCTCCTGAATCTTTATCGTACCAGTTATTTCCTATTATACCATGTGTAGCAGGTGTTGTACCTGTATATACTGATGTATGCCCAGGAGCTGTATATGTTGGAGCATAATTAAAATGATTATTTTGGCAATTAAAACCATCTTTT
Encoded proteins:
- the pafA gene encoding alkaline phosphatase PafA, encoding MTKNKHAAFLLSALICLSGLSLSAQRKSKNKSQESAVATAPFTSPKLVVGIVVDQMRYDYLTRFWSQYGDGGFKRLIKDGFNCQNNHFNYAPTYTAPGHTSVYTGTTPATHGIIGNNWYDKDSGESVYCVSDDTYNSVGTTSDAGKMSPFRNNVTTITDQLRLHTEMRGKVIAVALKDRGAVLPGGHSANAAYWFHGKDEGNWITSTYYMNELPKWVADFNASDIAISYKKPWNTLKNINEYIQSGTDVNAYEGLFEGEMNSSFPHDLPALWAANDEYDLIKATPYGNSLTVDFAIASLEGESLGADAITDFLAVSFSSTDYVGHKFGVNSKEIEDTYLRLDADLEKLLNTLDVKVGVGEYTVFLTADHAGVDVPSYLKDKKIPAGYVDFNLIKEKLNVFLNYNYGTVDIVKNISNGQIFLDHKIVKNLDIDLEDVQKDIANELLSYDYIDRTYTANQMKQNSYTSGIPYILQNGYNQKRSGDVLIVLKPNFISYSTTGSTHGSPYTYDTHVPLLFFGKGIQKGAMHQKTVIPDIAPTIASLLGIAYPSGTTGEPIVEVLK
- a CDS encoding cell envelope biogenesis protein OmpA, yielding MKKTIINSILITTLLVFSNTTLSAQNSTSLELNKRIENFNELRKLGYQEKEIYEDLGNANFLSDNYETAIFWYNKLFKFTDGNGVSNSYYERYQFALQMAGKSTSKAASNSKDWTTVVKQDYVTKKVKTSDRFREIDFASKSHLKALEDFVSREIKLAKDINSKENNEVIAIEDDHTPIALTADGTTAYYAKPVLVKPLYGVFSKKELVSKIYKAQKIKGQWRTVEEVSLAPKNSSTMHPAVSQDGKRLFFASNMPGTFGEFDIYVADLKSNGTFGVAKNLGKKVNTNEDDLYPNIVGGTSLFFASNGHQGYGGLDVYMVEVAQNKVGSSVNLGSPINSGSDEFSVDLMKDNGSGYVLLKRSDDKGGLKQVAFSYSDDHEPSRNRKEYNSFEALNKESEINYSTSIFED
- a CDS encoding glycosyltransferase family 2 protein, translating into MNYYIVIPAHNEESFLRLTLESILEQTLLPKKVIIVNDNSTDNTESIIDDFAKKNQIFSKLNITSSQEHMPGSKVINAFNKGTNLLIEDYDFIVKLDADVILPNNYFKTISSIFNKNQKAGVVGGFVYEKNNEGQWLLNHPMNKKHVRGAFKAYSKECYSAIGGLKSAMGWDTVDELLAQYYGFEIITDDNLKVKHLRPTGKAYNKKAKLLQGKAMYTMRYKLIITLIASLKMALKQGKPNAFFDNMKGYLKASKEKAPFLVSQKEGSFIRDLRWKGIKKQLF
- a CDS encoding type IX secretion system membrane protein PorP/SprF, whose product is MSSNNLAAQESVADFGSKTTYHNQLFFNRFLINPTFSLVREEKSYLNILHRNQYTTFEDNNQNYFVGFSNKINDHTALGIGVYSQWAGVVQEFGFNANYATSVKLGEKSTLTFGTNVSYFSDGLDKNRMVSSEEDPELADVNRESKIAIQPGITLSLGKFDFSLYAQDLFKYNQTTNSFLTNLNDKSIKASVQYTHFLRASRGLFANARLSPLLQVGKNYDNSISYVGSVILELPEFGWVQSTLDDEYGLSMGFGFNLNKKMSLGYLMEKDVVEDQADLGWNHEVSVAYTFKNNKKSLADYVDSSQDSKVDAIIRNYEEQILKLMADQENKSGEETIEAVKKEVIKPATKSGKKRRKTIDSGAGSSGLGLASIDEVEEKDNSMAYENRLILDELILRQDSIETARNDAFEDRFEAIVRILRNDLEKAKDLKGENSVSNKTSTSVASNDYKEVKKSYTLNNVNHKKYEKLPIKVLNQTDIVGVKSGYYVIANVYKTKKYLTAFIDGLKAKGLNAKQFYNKENGLYYVYLADFDIKQDAEMAYGSNLNGKYNDEKWIMQVDDFSATAVNLYED